The Azotosporobacter soli genomic sequence CAACCGCGGTCGTTTCCGCGCTTACCGGCCGTGCCGTGCGCAGCGATTTGGCGATGACCGGAGAAATCACTTTGCGGGGGCGTGTATTGCCAGTTGGCGGCATTAAAGAAAAGATGCTGGCCGCGCATCGCATCGGCATCAAGACGATACTGATGCCGAAAGAAAATAAGCGGGATCTCGAGGAATTGCCGGCAAACGTGAAAAAAGCGATTGAATTTATCCTGGTGGAACACATGGATGAAGTGCTGGAAAGCGCGTTGGTGAAGCCGAATGAGTGAGACGGCGGCAAATATCATCAAGGCCAGCTATGAAGCATCGGCGGTTCGGATGGATCAGTATCCACAAGACGGTTTAACGGAAGTGGCTTTTATCGGCCGCTCCAACGTAGGGAAATCCTCGCTGATTAACTCGCTGTGCCGCCATCATGGTTTGGCGCGCATCAGCGGGCAGCCGGGCAAGACGCAAACGATCAATTTTTATCGTTTGACCGCCAAGCTGTCGGAAGAAGCGCGCCAGGAGTTCTTCCTGGTCGATTTGCCAGGCTATGGCTATGCGAAGACCGGCGTCGCCAATCGTCGCTCCTGGAGCAAGTTTATCGAGGAATACTTGAAGAAAGCGCCGCATTTGAAGTTGATCTGCCAGCTGATCGATATTCGCCATACGCCGCAGGCAGGCGATTTGGCGATGCTGGAATGGCTGCGTCAAAACAAACTGCCGGTACAGCTGATCCTGACGAAAACGGATAAATTGTCGAAGACTGCGATTCAGAAGCAATTGGCGGTCTTGGCGCGAGGCTTTGGCGTCAAGAGCAGTGATTTTATCCCCTATTCTGCGGTTAAGGGAACGGGTCGAGCAGAGTTGCTTGACGTGATATGCCCGCTTTTGTTACAATGACATTGTGATTTTGAAAAGGAGGACAGCGAATCTGTTCTCCTTTTTCTAGTGGTTTTCGCGCTAAAGAGCGAAAGAATAAAGAATTTTGAACGTTGGAGAGATGGCATGCTGACTGATTTTGATAAACGATTGTTAAATCGCATCCAAACGCATTTGCCGCTGGCGACTCGGCCTTTTGCCGTGTTGGCCGAAGAGTTGGGATCGGATGAAGCGACCGTGCTGGAGAGAATACAGGCGTTGAAAGACGGCGGCTTTATCCGTCGGATCGGGCCGTTCTTTGATTCGGCTAAGATGGGCTATGCGGGAACCTTGGTCGCGCTAAAAGTCTTGCCGGAAGCGATGGCTGACGTAGCGACGCATATCAACGGCTATCCGGGCGTCACGCATAATTATGAGCGCGAAGGCGAATTTAATCTCTGGTTTACCTTGATGGCGCCGAATCAGGCGGCGCTGGAGAAAATACTGGCAACGGTGGCGGCTTTGCCGGGCGTCTCACGTTTGATCAGTCTGCCGGCAACGGAAAAATTCAAAGTGAGCGTTCAATTTACGCTATGAGGTGGTAAGATGCTGGATCAGTTGGATAAAAAAATCATTGCAGCGATGCAGGATGATTTTCCGCTTGTACCTGAACCCTATCAGCAAATTGCGGCTGGTTTGGGAATCAGTCAGGACGAACTTTTGCGTCGTTTGGCTTCTTATGTGGAAAGCGGAAAAATAAGAAAGATGGGTGCGGTACTGCGACATCGCGAGGTCGGCTATGCGGCAAACGCATTGTGCGCCTGGATTGTGCCGGAAGAAGAAATAGGCAGGATCGGCAAGCTTTTTGCGGCGGAAGCGGCCGTGACGCACTGCTACTCGAGAATTGCGCCGCCGGATTGGCCGTATAATTTTTACACGATGGTTCATGCTCATGACCGTGAAGAGTGCAACAAAATTGCCGCCCGCCTTTCAACATTGTCGGGTTTGCAGCAATACATCATGCTGTACAGTACGCGGGAATGGAAAAAAAATAGCATGCAGTATTTCAGGGAGGGTGAAGAAACCATATGAAAAGTTTTTCCGAAGTCCTGGAAGCAGTGAAAGGCCGCCCGGCTAAAAAAGTCGTTGTTGCGGCAGCGCATGACGAACCGGTTTTGGAGGCGGTGAAGGATGCCAGAGTGCAGGGAATTGCCGAATTCATCCTGATCGGCGATTGCGCGAAGATCAAGCAGCTTGCCGCACAGTTGGAGATGAGCCTCGAGGGCTGCGAACTTATTGAAGAAGCGAATGACCGCAAGGCTGCCTATCTGGCGGTCAGCATGGTATCGAGCGGCAAGGGCGATGTTTTGATGAAAGGGCTTTTGAGCACGGCGGATCTGCTGAAAGCGGTCCTCGACAAAGAAGTCGGTCTGCGTACCGGTCGCGTGCTCAGCCATGCGTATGTCTTTGAACTGCCGGGCATGCAGCGCCTCTTGTTGGTGACCGATGCGGCGGTTAATATTG encodes the following:
- the yihA gene encoding ribosome biogenesis GTP-binding protein YihA/YsxC; this translates as MSETAANIIKASYEASAVRMDQYPQDGLTEVAFIGRSNVGKSSLINSLCRHHGLARISGQPGKTQTINFYRLTAKLSEEARQEFFLVDLPGYGYAKTGVANRRSWSKFIEEYLKKAPHLKLICQLIDIRHTPQAGDLAMLEWLRQNKLPVQLILTKTDKLSKTAIQKQLAVLARGFGVKSSDFIPYSAVKGTGRAELLDVICPLLLQ
- a CDS encoding AsnC family transcriptional regulator, translated to MLTDFDKRLLNRIQTHLPLATRPFAVLAEELGSDEATVLERIQALKDGGFIRRIGPFFDSAKMGYAGTLVALKVLPEAMADVATHINGYPGVTHNYEREGEFNLWFTLMAPNQAALEKILATVAALPGVSRLISLPATEKFKVSVQFTL
- a CDS encoding AsnC family transcriptional regulator; amino-acid sequence: MLDQLDKKIIAAMQDDFPLVPEPYQQIAAGLGISQDELLRRLASYVESGKIRKMGAVLRHREVGYAANALCAWIVPEEEIGRIGKLFAAEAAVTHCYSRIAPPDWPYNFYTMVHAHDREECNKIAARLSTLSGLQQYIMLYSTREWKKNSMQYFREGEETI